A portion of the Glycine max cultivar Williams 82 chromosome 10, Glycine_max_v4.0, whole genome shotgun sequence genome contains these proteins:
- the LOC100798461 gene encoding protein PSK SIMULATOR 1, whose translation MVAEAWIVKMGNQVSANLKHALLLEPSAKRKHNPKSQDNKELIGILSFEVANVMSKIVHLHRSLSEPEIVKLKNEISNSQGVQNLVSSQEGYLLGLARAEKLEELNRVANVVSRLGKKCSLPALQGFEHVYGDIVSGVIDVRELGFLVKHMEGMVRKMDRYVSATRSLHSEMGVLNDLEQAVKKFQHNLHEESRRAFEQKLTWQKQDVRHLKEISLWNQNFDKVVELLARTVCTIYARICMIFGDSTWRKSNSLGLSGGSPSPTLQNECGLVSGQISVPVSSEKLKSNHGKRNGRTAVETRETISRPMRRGELAYLQIEDFGFPCGTSPGRLFMDCLSLSSSVAEFDDDDDDHVVDREDQHDRGSISQSIGVGNKAKKRDHLYHSGCPNHVQSGVPFTEDLSCSTFGPQSRLSVYAPPSTLGGCALALHYANVITVMEKLLRYPHLVGEEARNNLYQMLPTSLRLSLKGKLKSYVKNLAIYDAPLAHDWKVTLDGILKWLAPLAHNMIRWQSERNFEQHQIVSRTNVLLFQTLYFADKDKTEEAICQLLMGLNYICRYEQQQNALLGCASSFDFEDCMEWQLQCGAFPS comes from the coding sequence ATGGTTGCTGAAGCTTGGATTGTGAAGATGGGTAACCAGGTAAGCGCCAATCTCAAGCACGCTCTTCTTCTCGAACCTTCCGCAAAGAGAAAACACAACCCCAAAAGCCAAGATAATAAAGAATTAATTGGGATTCTTTCCTTTGAAGTCGCAAATGTAATGTCTAAAATCGTTCACCTCCACAGATCCTTGTCAGAGCCCGAGATCGTGAAGCTCAAAAACGAGATCTCGAACTCACAGGGTGTTCAAAACCTTGTTTCCTCCCAAGAGGGTTATCTCCTCGGGCTGGCTCGAGCAGAGAAGCTTGAGGAGTTAAACCGCGTCGCTAACGTGGTTTCTAGGTTGGGAAAAAAGTGTTCTTTGCCCGCTTTGCAAGGCTTTGAGCATGTTTATGGGGACATTGTTAGTGGAGTCATAGATGTGAGGGAATTGGGGTTCCTAGTTAAGCACATGGAAGGAATGGTGAGGAAAATGGATAGGTATGTTAGTGCTACCAGGAGTTTGCACAGTGAAATGGGGGTTCTGAATGATTTGGAGCAAGCGGTGAAGAAGTTTCAGCATAACCTGCATGAGGAGAGTAGAAGGGCGTTTGAGCAGAAACTTACATGGCAGAAGCAAGATGTGAGGCATCTAAAGGAGATTTCACTTTGGAATCAGAATTTTGATAAGGTTGTTGAGTTGTTGGCCAGGACAGTTTGTACCATTTATGCTAGAATATGTATGATCTTTGGTGATTCTACATGGAGAAAAAGTAATAGTCTTGGGCTTAGTGGAGGTTCTCCAAGTCCAACATTGCAGAATGAGTGTGGGTTAGTGTCTGGCCAGATTAGTGTTCCTGTGAGTTCTGAGAAGTTGAAAAGCAATCATGGCAAGAGAAATGGAAGAACTGCTGTGGAGACAAGGGAAACTATTAGTAGGCCTATGAGGAGAGGTGAATTAGCATATCTTCAAATCGAAGATTTTGGTTTTCCTTGTGGAACAAGTCCGGGGAGACTTTTCATGGATTGTCTGAGTTTAAGCAGCTCGGTTGCAGAAttcgatgatgatgatgatgatcatgtTGTTGATCGCGAGGACCAACACGATCGTGGATCAATCAGTCAGAGTATCGGTGTTGGGAATAAGGCCAAGAAAAGGGATCACTTGTACCATTCTGGTTGTCCAAATCATGTTCAAAGTGGTGTTCCTTTCACTGAAGATCTGAGTTGCTCAACCTTTGGTCCCCAAAGTAGATTATCTGTTTATGCTCCTCCTTCTACTCTAGGAGGATGTGCTCTGGCATTGCACTATGCCAATGTCATAACCGTCATGGAGAAACTCCTAAGGTATCCACATTTAGTTGGCGAGGAAGCTCGGAATAATCTATATCAGATGCTACCGACGAGCTTAAGGTTGTCTCTGAAAGGCAAACTTAAGAGCTATGTGAAGAACTTGGCCATATATGATGCGCCTCTTGCTCATGACTGGAAGGTGACTCTTGATGGGATACTCAAGTGGCTTGCTCCACTTGCCCATAACATGATCAGGTGGCAAAGTGAGAGGAATTTTGAGCAGCACCAAATTGTTAGCAGGACAAATGTGCTGCTATTTCAGACATTATACTTTGCTGATAAGGACAAGACAGAGGAAGCTATATGCCAGCTTCTTATGGGACTCAATTACATATGCCGttatgaacaacaacaaaacgcGTTGTTGGGTTGTGCAAGTAGTTTTGATTTTGAAGATTGCATGGAATGGCAACTGCAATGTGGAGCTTTTCCCAGTTGA